The following proteins are co-located in the Parafannyhessea umbonata genome:
- a CDS encoding IS3 family transposase, giving the protein MDSPEGGAALPNREKALAVAELSGRHDLSDLLEAAGLPRSSYYYAVSHPKAPTRPELRARVTEIFGRLPNGVGHRQVAMELRAVDGARIADKTVLKMMNEMGLRCGIRRETDHHRYSSYRGKVGETFENVLGRDFAADGPWQKMGTDVTEFKCGFGKAYLAPVYDFGSKEIVAWSVSEHPDLAQQEEMLSMLVAAKPEGAAPVLHSDMGWQYQHVSYVAKLRENGFVQSMSRKGNCIDNGATEQVFGHLKDEFYRGRDWETFEEFKRDLEAYIHHWNHARRQAKLKGLTPIEFRDQALRGAA; this is encoded by the coding sequence ATCGATAGCCCTGAAGGCGGAGCTGCGCTCCCGAACCGGGAGAAGGCCCTAGCGGTCGCCGAGCTTTCAGGGCGGCACGACCTCTCCGACCTCCTCGAGGCCGCCGGCCTCCCCAGGTCGAGCTACTACTACGCCGTCTCGCACCCCAAGGCCCCCACCAGGCCGGAGCTGCGCGCCAGGGTGACGGAGATCTTCGGCAGGCTCCCCAACGGCGTCGGCCACAGGCAGGTGGCGATGGAGCTGCGCGCCGTCGACGGCGCGCGGATAGCGGACAAGACCGTGCTCAAGATGATGAACGAGATGGGCCTCAGGTGCGGCATCCGCCGGGAGACCGACCACCACAGGTACAGCTCCTACAGGGGGAAGGTCGGCGAGACCTTCGAGAACGTGCTCGGCCGCGACTTCGCCGCCGACGGCCCCTGGCAGAAGATGGGCACCGACGTCACCGAGTTCAAGTGCGGGTTCGGCAAGGCCTACCTCGCGCCCGTGTACGACTTCGGCAGCAAGGAGATCGTGGCCTGGTCGGTCTCGGAGCATCCGGACCTCGCTCAGCAGGAGGAGATGCTCTCAATGCTCGTGGCGGCGAAGCCGGAGGGCGCGGCGCCGGTCCTGCACTCCGACATGGGCTGGCAGTACCAGCACGTGTCCTACGTCGCGAAGCTCAGGGAGAACGGCTTCGTGCAGAGCATGTCGCGCAAGGGCAACTGCATCGACAACGGCGCCACCGAGCAGGTCTTCGGCCACCTGAAGGACGAGTTCTACAGGGGCAGGGACTGGGAGACGTTCGAGGAGTTCAAGCGCGACCTCGAGGCGTACATCCACCATTGGAACCATGCGAGGCGCCAGGCCAAGCTGAAGGGCCTGACCCCGATCGAGTTCCGGGACCAGGCCCTCCGGGGGGCCGCCTAG
- a CDS encoding helix-turn-helix domain-containing protein yields MSVDLRLRHDRSLRERAAEMFERGLGYGSVARGLGVPAEAVRNWQKTYRATGRDGLLKMGEKHARYDFETKVAAARAVVDDGMAKPEAMERFGIASATPLKQWCRLYRGGGAEALRPKPKGRPRGSGAKAAPMTREQELEREVRRLEAQVAYLKKSIALKAELRSRTGRRP; encoded by the coding sequence ATGTCCGTCGACCTGAGATTGAGGCACGACCGGTCGCTGCGCGAGCGCGCAGCCGAGATGTTCGAGAGGGGCCTCGGCTACGGGTCCGTCGCAAGGGGGCTTGGCGTGCCCGCCGAGGCTGTGAGAAACTGGCAGAAGACGTACCGCGCGACCGGGAGGGACGGCCTGCTGAAAATGGGCGAGAAGCACGCGAGATACGACTTCGAGACCAAGGTCGCCGCAGCCAGGGCCGTGGTCGACGACGGGATGGCCAAGCCCGAGGCGATGGAGCGCTTCGGCATCGCGAGCGCGACGCCGCTGAAGCAGTGGTGCAGGCTGTACCGCGGGGGCGGGGCCGAGGCCCTGAGGCCCAAGCCGAAGGGCAGGCCGAGGGGGTCGGGCGCGAAGGCCGCGCCGATGACCCGCGAGCAGGAGCTCGAGCGCGAGGTCAGGAGGCTCGAGGCGCAGGTGGCGTACCTAAAAAAATCGATAGCCCTGAAGGCGGAGCTGCGCTCCCGAACCGGGAGAAGGCCCTAG
- a CDS encoding nucleotidyltransferase family protein gives MDLRQNVIESIRTLAKRNGVCKVILFGSRARGDNSARSDIDFAASGGNVAKFALDVDEETPALLSYDVVDLDRPVRQELIQDIRRDGVVLFEQQKA, from the coding sequence ATGGACCTGAGACAGAACGTCATCGAGAGCATCCGCACCCTCGCAAAGCGGAACGGGGTTTGCAAGGTCATACTCTTTGGGTCCCGCGCGCGTGGCGACAACTCTGCGAGAAGCGACATCGACTTTGCGGCATCCGGTGGGAATGTCGCAAAGTTTGCCTTGGACGTTGACGAGGAGACGCCCGCGCTGCTTTCATACGACGTCGTCGACCTCGACCGACCCGTAAGGCAGGAACTTATCCAGGACATTCGTCGCGATGGGGTGGTCCTCTTTGAGCAACAGAAAGCTTGA
- the pyrE gene encoding orotate phosphoribosyltransferase: MEAYKQEFIDFMVQSDVLKFGDFTLKSGRKSPFFMNAGAYVTGEQLSRLGKFYAQAIHANFGDDFDVVFGPAYKGIPLAVVTAIAYHELYGKEVRYCSDRKEAKDHGADKGQLLGADLHDGDRVVIVEDVTTSGKSIDETYPKLKAAADVQVVGLMVSLNRMEVGKGGKVTAQQEIQERYGFPVASIVTMAEVVDALYDHEVEGRVVIDDGLKAAIDEYYEKYGVKE; encoded by the coding sequence ATGGAGGCCTACAAGCAGGAGTTCATCGATTTCATGGTCCAAAGCGACGTGCTAAAGTTTGGCGACTTCACGCTCAAGAGCGGGCGCAAGTCCCCGTTCTTCATGAACGCCGGCGCGTATGTGACGGGCGAGCAGCTCAGCCGCCTGGGCAAGTTCTACGCGCAGGCGATCCACGCCAACTTTGGCGACGACTTCGACGTGGTGTTTGGCCCGGCGTACAAGGGCATCCCCCTGGCCGTGGTGACGGCCATCGCGTATCACGAGCTGTATGGCAAGGAGGTCCGCTACTGCAGCGACCGCAAGGAGGCGAAGGACCACGGCGCAGACAAGGGCCAGCTGCTGGGCGCCGACCTTCACGACGGCGACCGCGTGGTGATCGTGGAGGACGTGACCACGTCCGGCAAGTCCATCGACGAGACGTACCCCAAGCTGAAGGCCGCCGCGGACGTGCAGGTGGTGGGCCTGATGGTCTCGCTCAACCGCATGGAGGTGGGCAAGGGCGGCAAGGTAACCGCACAGCAGGAGATCCAGGAGCGCTACGGATTCCCCGTGGCGTCCATCGTGACCATGGCAGAGGTGGTGGACGCGCTGTACGACCACGAGGTAGAGGGGCGCGTCGTGATTGACGACGGGCTCAAGGCCGCAATCGACGAATACTACGAGAAGTACGGCGTCAAGGAGTAG
- the pepT gene encoding peptidase T, whose amino-acid sequence MSDVLDRFLRYCAVPSQSNPLTADAVPSTASQLDMANVVAADLRALGAQDVTVTPNAYVTAHWPASAGAEGLPALGLCCHLDTAWQTYGDPVRPQVRHYDGGTLTIGRGRDGREVAISPATNPQLEHMVGWDLVTSDGTSLLGGDDKAGVAMVVSLLARLRQDPTLPHPRLAVAFVPDEEIGHGAALLDLEEFGASFGYTIDGGPLGEFCYETFNAAEAKVRASGTSVHTGTAKGIMVNASEAVMRFHAMIPAQERPEYTEGYEGFYYLERMEGNCEEARADYIIRDHDQAKVESRKDVMRRAVDLVNQTYGGGREVLTIQIEDQYHNLANVVTRPEYRHLIENARTAYAKVGQQMRCVPMRGGTDGSQLSFRGFACANLSACYYNAHGVREFVPVPELEAMVDVLQELAALYARPQAAAR is encoded by the coding sequence ATGAGCGACGTTCTCGACCGCTTCCTGCGCTACTGCGCGGTGCCGTCGCAATCGAACCCCCTGACGGCAGATGCCGTGCCCTCCACGGCAAGCCAGCTTGACATGGCAAACGTGGTGGCCGCGGACCTGCGCGCACTTGGCGCCCAGGACGTGACGGTGACGCCAAACGCCTACGTGACGGCACACTGGCCGGCAAGCGCGGGCGCGGAGGGACTGCCGGCGCTGGGCCTGTGCTGCCACCTGGACACCGCGTGGCAGACGTACGGCGACCCCGTGCGCCCGCAGGTCAGGCACTACGACGGCGGCACCCTTACCATCGGTCGCGGGCGCGACGGACGCGAGGTCGCCATAAGCCCCGCCACGAACCCGCAGCTTGAACACATGGTGGGCTGGGATTTGGTGACGAGCGACGGCACGTCGCTTCTGGGCGGCGACGACAAGGCCGGCGTCGCCATGGTGGTGTCGCTGCTTGCGCGGCTTCGTCAGGACCCCACGCTCCCCCACCCGCGGCTGGCGGTTGCCTTTGTGCCGGACGAGGAGATCGGCCACGGGGCGGCGCTTCTCGACCTTGAGGAGTTTGGCGCAAGCTTTGGCTACACCATCGACGGCGGTCCCCTGGGCGAGTTCTGCTACGAGACGTTCAACGCCGCGGAGGCAAAGGTACGTGCAAGCGGGACCTCCGTTCACACGGGCACGGCGAAAGGCATCATGGTGAACGCTTCCGAGGCCGTCATGAGGTTCCACGCGATGATCCCCGCGCAGGAGCGGCCGGAGTACACCGAAGGTTACGAGGGCTTCTATTACCTGGAGCGGATGGAAGGCAACTGCGAGGAGGCGCGTGCCGACTACATCATTCGCGACCACGACCAGGCGAAGGTGGAGTCTCGCAAGGACGTGATGAGGCGCGCCGTGGACCTTGTGAACCAGACGTACGGCGGCGGGCGAGAAGTGCTGACCATCCAGATCGAGGACCAGTACCACAACCTGGCAAACGTGGTGACGCGTCCCGAGTACCGACACCTGATAGAGAACGCCCGGACGGCGTATGCGAAGGTGGGGCAGCAGATGCGCTGCGTGCCCATGCGTGGCGGAACCGACGGCAGCCAGCTGAGCTTTAGGGGCTTTGCGTGCGCGAACCTCTCCGCGTGCTACTACAACGCGCACGGGGTGCGCGAGTTTGTGCCCGTGCCGGAGCTCGAGGCCATGGTGGACGTCCTGCAGGAGCTGGCGGCGCTGTACGCCCGCCCGCAGGCAGCCGCAAGATAG
- a CDS encoding glycosyltransferase family 2 protein translates to MVPHTPGISVIMPAYNVDGYVRRAVESLQHQTFGDFELLVVDDGSTDRTGQILDSIADRDIRVTVYHRQNGGAPAARNYALDRARGTYVMFMDADDWVEPRMLEEMYEFAQANRLELAISGFYIDTYYGSADEHTTELKSCADAVYQTQGEFRAAAFRLFDQNQLYPPWNKLFLRERIERLGIRFRPTFWDDFPFVLDFIRDVQRVGVMSRPYYHFIRQRSESETARWRPDMYAKREEEHTWMLDLYKHWGLSGDAASNEMIQRRYIERLVGCIENVCNPKCELSEKDKLSQIDAMINSERAQIAVVAARPRSRMMAAMLVPIKQRNAVLAYQEGKFISFVKRHNTKVFATLKANR, encoded by the coding sequence GTACAACGTGGACGGATATGTGCGGCGTGCCGTCGAGAGCCTGCAGCATCAGACGTTTGGCGACTTCGAGCTCCTGGTGGTGGACGATGGCTCGACGGACCGCACCGGGCAGATTCTGGACTCCATCGCAGACCGTGACATCCGCGTGACGGTGTACCACCGCCAGAACGGCGGCGCCCCGGCGGCCCGCAACTACGCGCTCGACCGCGCGCGCGGCACGTACGTCATGTTCATGGACGCGGACGACTGGGTCGAGCCGCGCATGCTGGAAGAGATGTACGAGTTTGCCCAGGCAAACCGCCTGGAGCTCGCTATTTCCGGCTTCTACATCGACACGTACTACGGCAGTGCGGACGAGCACACGACGGAGCTCAAGTCCTGCGCAGACGCCGTGTACCAGACGCAGGGGGAGTTCCGCGCGGCGGCGTTTCGCCTGTTCGACCAGAACCAGCTGTATCCGCCCTGGAACAAGCTGTTCCTGCGCGAGCGCATCGAGCGTCTGGGCATCCGCTTCCGCCCCACGTTCTGGGACGACTTTCCCTTCGTGCTCGACTTCATCCGCGACGTGCAGCGCGTCGGCGTCATGTCGCGCCCGTACTACCACTTCATCCGTCAGCGCAGCGAGTCCGAGACCGCCCGTTGGCGCCCGGACATGTACGCAAAGCGCGAGGAGGAGCACACCTGGATGCTCGACCTCTACAAGCACTGGGGCCTGTCCGGCGATGCCGCCAGCAACGAGATGATTCAGCGCCGCTACATCGAGCGTCTCGTCGGCTGCATCGAGAACGTGTGCAACCCCAAGTGCGAGCTGAGCGAGAAGGACAAGCTCTCCCAGATCGACGCCATGATCAACAGCGAGCGTGCGCAGATCGCGGTGGTTGCGGCGCGTCCGCGCTCCCGCATGATGGCCGCGATGCTCGTGCCCATCAAGCAGCGCAACGCCGTCCTGGCCTATCAGGAGGGCAAGTTCATCTCGTTCGTGAAGCGCCACAACACCAAGGTGTTCGCGACGCTGAAAGCCAACCGCTAG